One Phaseolus vulgaris cultivar G19833 chromosome 11, P. vulgaris v2.0, whole genome shotgun sequence genomic window carries:
- the LOC137819152 gene encoding cytochrome P450 93B16-like, producing the protein MISESLLSVLIFFLSAYLFKLLFERRRKPTAHFKPPPSPPALPIIGHLHLLKPLIHQSFRELCLRYGPLLYLRIGSVKFIVTSTPSLAKEFLKNNELTYSSRKMNMAIDMVTYHNATFAFAPYDTYWKFMKKLSTTDLLGSKSLMQFLPIRTKLVHEFVQTLFQKSKAKESVNLTESLLRLSNNVISEMMLSIRSSGSDSQAEQARELVREVTQIFGEFNVSDFVGFCKNLDLQGFKKRALDIHKRYDSLLEKIISDREELRRESKVEGCEEGEEKVKDFLDMLLDILEQKELEVEVTRNHVKSLILDYFTAATDTTAVSVEWAIAELFNNPKVLKKAQEEVDKVTGNKRLLCEADSSELPYIHAIIKETMRLHPPIPMIMRKGIKECVVNGNMIPKGSIVCVNIWAMGRDPSIWKNPLEFRPERFVEGEGKDVDIKGHHFELLPFGSGRRGCPGMPLAMRELPTIIGTLVQCFEWKMFGFEGEILEHGTSMINMDERPGLTAPRANDLICIPVARFNPTLFHQL; encoded by the exons ATGATTTCTGAGTCCCTCTTGTCAGTTCTGATTTTCTTCCTCTCTGCTTACCTTTTCAAACTGTTGTTTGAGAGAAGAAGAAAGCCCACGGCCCACTTTAAGCCCCCTCCAAGCCCACCTGCACTACCCATAATAGGGCACCTCCATCTGCTTAAACCCCTCATCCATCAATCGTTCCGGGAACTTTGTCTCCGATATGGGCCTCTTCTATACCTTCGAATAGGTTCTGTGAAGTTCATAGTTACAAGCACCCCTTCACTCGCCAAAGAATTTCTCAAGAACAATGAGCTCACATACTCTTCTCGCAAAATGAACATGGCCATTGACATGGTTACCTACCACAACGCTACGTTCGCGTTTGCCCCGTACGACACTTACTGGAAGTTCATGAAAAAGCTGAGCACCACTGATCTCTTGGGAAGCAAAAGCCTTATGCAGTTCCTACCTATTCGGACAAAGCTGGTTCACGAATTCGTTCAAACTCTGTTCCAGAAATCGAAGGCCAAAGAAAGCGTGAACCTCACTGAATCGCTCCTGAGGCTCTCCAACAACGTGATATCGGAGATGATGCTGAGCATCAGGAGCTCGGGATCAGACAGCCAGGCAGAGCAGGCACGTGAGTTGGTTCGGGAAGTGACGCAGATTTTCGGGGAGTTTAACGTTTCGGATTTCGTAGGTTTCTGCAAGAACTTGGACTTGCAAGGTTTCAAGAAGAGGGCATTGGATATACATAAGAGGTACGATTCTCTGCTGGAGAAGATAATCTCTGATCGTGAAGAACTGAGAAGGGAATCGAAGGTTGAGGGTTGtgaagaaggagaagagaaagtgAAGGATTTTCTTGATATGTTGCTTGATATTCTTGAGCAGAAAGAACTGGAGGTTGAGGTAACTCGGAACCATGTCAAATCATTGATCTTG GACTATTTTACAGCAGCTACCGACACAACTGCTGTATCAGTGGAATGGGCAATAGCAGAACTGTTCAACAATCCAAAAGTTctgaagaaagctcaagaggaGGTGGACAAAGTGACAGGAAACAAGAGATTACTCTGTGAAGCAGACAGTTCAGAGCTTCCTTATATCCATGCCATCATAAAAGAAACAATGAGGCTTCACCCGCCAATACCAATGATTATGAGGAAAGGAATCAAAGAGTGTGTGGTTAATGGAAACATGATTCCAAAGGGTTCAATAGTTTGCGTAAACATTTGGGCTATGGGGAGAGATCCAAGTATCTGGAAGAACCCTTTAGAGTTTAGACCAGAAAGGTTTGTAGAAGGTGAAGGAAAAGATGTAGACATAAAAGGGCATCATTTTGAGTTGTTGCCATTTGGGAGTGGAAGAAGAGGGTGCCCTGGCATGCCATTGGCCATGCGTGAATTGCCTACAATCATTGGAACACTCGTACAGTGTTTTGAGTGGAAGATGTTTGGTTTTGAAGGTGAAATCTTGGAGCATGGTACAAGTATGATCAATATGGATGAACGACCAGGGTTGACTGCTCCAAGGGCCAATGATCTTATATGCATTCCTGTTGCACGATTCAATCCTACTCTTTTTCATCAACTCTAA
- the LOC137819188 gene encoding dirigent protein 10-like: protein MSMSMTMPLNAMLLVALTFLAITSTTSTRILDEVEETPQQTNTAQSPVSSILPPVVPASPVAAPINGVDQHHTLSFFMHDILGGSNPSARAVTGVVTNPALNAQVAFAKPNGANLPFNGGLPQNNNNGGILNNNNLPFLTGLGGTTGNVFNNNGNNLVNGGIGFPVTNTNQLPEGMTLQKVMFGTMIVFDDELTEGHELGSGLVGKAQGFYIASSVDGTSQSMAFTAKFEENGYVDSLSFFGVHRTQVSESHIAIIGGTGKYLNAEGFAIIKTFPVSGQQQNTDGVETLLQLTAYLAY from the coding sequence ATGAGTATGAGCATGACAATGCCTCTGAATGCAATGCTTTTGGTAGCACTTACATTCCTTGCAATCACTTCCACTACTTCAACTCGAATCCTGGATGAAGTAGaagaaacaccacaacaaactAACACTGCTCAATCCCCCGTTTCATCCATTCTCCCTCCAGTTGTACCTGCATCCCCTGTTGCGGCACCAATAAACGGCGTTGACCAACATCACACACTCTCATTTTTCATGCACGACATTCTCGGAGGTTCCAACCCCTCAGCTCGAGCCGTAACGGGCGTTGTTACCAATCCTGCTCTCAACGCTCAAGTGGCATTCGCTAAGCCAAACGGCgcaaaccttcctttcaacggTGGCCTTCCCCAGAACAACAACAATGGCGGAATTCTTAACAACAACAACCTTCCCTTCCTCACCGGACTCGGTGGTACCACAGGGAACGTCTTCAACAACAATGGCAACAACCTTGTGAACGGTGGGATTGGTTTCCCGGTGACCAACACGAATCAGCTCCCAGAAGGAATGACTCTGCAAAAGGTCATGTTTGGAACAATGATTGTGTTTGACGATGAACTGACGGAAGGACACGAGTTGGGTTCGGGTTTGGTGGGAAAAGCACAAGGCTTTTATATAGCCAGCTCTGTGGATGGAACAAGCCAGTCAATGGCTTTCACTGCTAAGTTTGAAGAGAATGGTTACGTGGACAGTCTCAGCTTCTTTGGTGTCCATCGAACGCAGGTCTCTGAGTCCCACATTGCCATCATTGGAGGAACCGGAAAGTATCTGAACGCAGAGGGGTTTGCCATCATAAAGACTTTTCCGGTTAGCGGTCAGCAACAAAATACTGATGGAGTTGAGACTCTGCTGCAGCTCACTGCATATCTTGCTTATTAG